The DNA sequence GGCTTCCAGCCGCCTGGAATTAAATAGCCTGCAGGATGCAGGCTCCACTTTAAAGACAGTTACCCGCAGATTCGGTCCCGGGCCGCCCGTGTGCTGAGCTTCAACCATCCACCTTCTCCCTTCAGCCTTCAGCCTTCAGCCTTCCGCCTTCCACCTTCCGCCTTCTCCCTCTCTCAATTTTCCAAAGTCTTATTCTTGACGAGCCTGGCCCGGGCGATCCAGGTCAAAATGCCCAGCATGAAAAATGCTCCCGGAGGCATGACCATGATGGTCCATTGGTACCACCAGATGTCTTTGCCAGGCAATTCATAGCCCATAATGGTGCCAAATCCTAAGGGTTCCCTGATTAGAGCTATGGCAATAAGCACCAGTGAATAACCCAGTCCTGCAGCCAGTCCATCCCAGAAAGACGGCCATGGCTTGTTCTGGGAGGCAAAGGCCTCAGCCCGGCCCATGATAATGCAGTTGGTAATAATCAGCCCGACATAGGGCCCTATAAACCGGTGGATATCCGGGCTTACCGCTTTAATGACAATATCCACCATCATTACATAACTGGCGATAATCAGTACCTGGGTGATCATGCGCACCCGCTTGGGGATGTGGTTGCGCAGAACAGACACAGTAACATTGGACATGACCGTGGTGAAGATCACGCCAACACACATAAAAAGGGTATTGGCCAGCAAGTTGGTTACAGCAAGGGCCGAGCATATGCCAAGAACCTGACGATAGACGGCGTTTTCTGAAAACACGCCCTGCTTCATTATATTGCCG is a window from the Desulfonatronovibrio magnus genome containing:
- the rsxE gene encoding electron transport complex subunit RsxE, translated to MINTPGNIMKQGVFSENAVYRQVLGICSALAVTNLLANTLFMCVGVIFTTVMSNVTVSVLRNHIPKRVRMITQVLIIASYVMMVDIVIKAVSPDIHRFIGPYVGLIITNCIIMGRAEAFASQNKPWPSFWDGLAAGLGYSLVLIAIALIREPLGFGTIMGYELPGKDIWWYQWTIMVMPPGAFFMLGILTWIARARLVKNKTLEN